One region of Roseimicrobium gellanilyticum genomic DNA includes:
- a CDS encoding glutathione peroxidase: protein MKHILVTLMLAATAAFGAENQKPLKDVPLKDIDGKDTSLKAYSGKVLLVVNVASKCGNTPQYKDLEAAYEKYKDRGLVVMGFPCNDFGGQEPGTNEEVKTFCTTKYNVSFPMFDKVQVKGEPKHPLYEALTGKKGAFPGDVKWNFGKFLIGRDGKPIMRIEPKTKVDDPSVVAAIEQALAAK, encoded by the coding sequence ATGAAACACATCCTGGTCACCCTCATGCTCGCTGCTACTGCCGCCTTCGGAGCGGAAAATCAGAAACCTCTCAAAGATGTCCCGCTCAAGGACATTGACGGCAAGGACACTTCCTTGAAGGCCTACTCCGGCAAAGTGCTCCTCGTCGTAAACGTCGCCTCGAAGTGCGGCAACACGCCCCAATACAAGGACCTGGAAGCCGCCTACGAGAAATACAAGGATCGCGGTCTCGTCGTCATGGGCTTTCCCTGCAATGACTTCGGCGGGCAGGAGCCCGGCACGAATGAGGAGGTTAAGACCTTCTGCACCACCAAGTACAACGTCAGCTTCCCGATGTTCGACAAGGTGCAGGTGAAGGGCGAGCCAAAGCATCCGCTCTATGAGGCGCTCACAGGGAAGAAGGGCGCCTTCCCCGGGGACGTGAAATGGAACTTCGGCAAGTTCCTCATCGGTCGCGACGGCAAACCCATCATGCGCATCGAGCCCAAAACCAAGGTTGATGACCCCAGCGTCGTCGCAGCCATTGAGCAAGCACTGGCGGCCAAGTGA
- a CDS encoding heavy-metal-associated domain-containing protein yields MRFVLSIFFCLAVHAGIASAEEVTVQYRLTGLFQPDRVEDLRQQTSMLQIGSPTDSPAQVRLVDVNYDTTVVTFGYDPASKHFKNAKADQVRERISNVLRNVSKGAFNIFSVSELKPEQRKEERIAVAGLDCKGCAYGAYRTVASIDGVERATVSFKEGWLTASIDPARTNREALITALEKARVTVVKSDAAPAPAPTPAKTASATSTAK; encoded by the coding sequence ATGAGATTCGTCCTTTCCATCTTCTTCTGCCTGGCCGTACACGCGGGGATAGCCTCCGCGGAGGAGGTGACGGTGCAGTACCGTCTCACCGGACTCTTCCAGCCTGACCGCGTGGAAGACCTGCGCCAGCAGACCAGCATGCTGCAGATTGGCAGTCCCACCGACTCCCCTGCCCAGGTCCGGCTCGTGGATGTGAACTACGACACCACGGTCGTGACCTTCGGTTACGACCCGGCCTCCAAGCACTTCAAGAATGCCAAGGCTGACCAGGTGCGTGAACGCATCAGCAATGTGCTGCGCAACGTTTCTAAGGGCGCCTTCAACATTTTTTCTGTGAGCGAACTCAAGCCGGAGCAGCGCAAGGAAGAACGCATCGCGGTGGCGGGGCTGGATTGCAAAGGCTGCGCCTATGGAGCCTACCGTACGGTCGCCTCCATCGATGGCGTGGAGCGTGCCACGGTGAGCTTCAAGGAAGGCTGGCTCACGGCCTCGATTGATCCGGCCCGCACCAATCGCGAGGCTCTCATCACTGCCTTGGAAAAAGCGCGTGTGACCGTCGTAAAGAGTGATGCGGCACCTGCTCCCGCTCCCACGCCCGCCAAGACTGCCTCTGCCACTTCGACCGCCAAGTAG
- a CDS encoding DUF58 domain-containing protein yields MNTATPAAHAVEDPEVFLAIDDLDLVGRGLADAVWHGQHQSLLRGPGVEFHSHRPYQAGDDLRRVNWSLLARHHRLYTRESRAESRRPVYLLLDTSASMSIHHGPSSKLQYGKRALAGAAHLARRQGDAPALRLSAEMVLPPRSSADHVSGICAMLTQTSASGASSMADELRAARDLCRQRGFLLFISDFLDNEQDTLAELAVYRAQGHDVFALQVLDPMEVALPEGGDFDFIEPENHTRLRTAAEPIRVAYARKVAEWRASLRHQAESHGIRWHSTTTADSLVTALRTWLA; encoded by the coding sequence ATGAACACCGCCACTCCAGCCGCGCACGCCGTGGAGGATCCTGAGGTCTTCCTGGCCATCGACGATCTTGACCTCGTGGGCCGCGGTCTTGCCGATGCGGTGTGGCATGGGCAGCACCAGAGCCTGCTACGAGGCCCCGGCGTGGAGTTCCACAGTCATCGCCCTTATCAGGCGGGCGATGATCTGCGGCGCGTGAACTGGTCCCTCCTCGCTCGCCACCACCGCCTCTACACCCGCGAGAGTCGCGCTGAGTCCCGCCGCCCCGTGTATCTGCTGCTGGATACCAGCGCCTCCATGTCCATCCATCACGGACCAAGTTCCAAGCTCCAGTATGGCAAGCGTGCTCTGGCCGGAGCTGCTCATCTCGCGCGACGCCAGGGGGACGCACCCGCGCTGCGTCTCTCCGCGGAAATGGTGCTCCCCCCTCGCAGCAGCGCCGATCATGTGTCCGGCATCTGTGCCATGCTCACTCAGACATCCGCATCAGGCGCTTCCAGCATGGCAGATGAACTGCGGGCCGCACGAGACCTCTGCCGCCAGCGTGGTTTTCTTCTCTTCATCTCTGACTTCCTCGATAACGAACAAGACACCCTGGCTGAACTCGCCGTCTACCGCGCCCAAGGCCACGACGTCTTCGCACTGCAGGTGCTCGACCCCATGGAGGTCGCCCTGCCGGAAGGCGGTGATTTCGACTTCATCGAGCCAGAGAATCACACCCGCCTCCGCACCGCAGCCGAGCCCATCCGCGTGGCCTACGCACGCAAGGTGGCCGAGTGGCGCGCCAGCCTCCGCCACCAGGCCGAGTCCCATGGCATTCGCTGGCACAGCACCACCACAGCAGACTCACTGGTGACCGCGCTGCGTACGTGGCTGGCGTGA
- a CDS encoding DUF1592 domain-containing protein → MRNLPLLFLLSALSPAAFAAGTADLPATARTFLENRCLDCHDSDTKKGDFDLSALKTDFTHAETFAQWVKIHDRIASGEMPPKKSERPPAAEMQPVLAWMKTTLTQAEETRQAGTGRTALRRLTRSEYESTVRDLFDMPGIALQAMLPPDGTAHGFDKNSEALSISHVNLAKYMEAADHALDLAITTRPQAPTVQKVRTYLTDRGGQAPNLSMQGDVVLLRDGKADPAYAPAGEIAHIDQGAHEAMGSFETGSSVGVFRREDESVNYYFRGHTTVYPGRYRVRTSIWSFQWDKGQVLPARGTEAARLAVVQLTADGRGGQHPNYTYGYLDAPSLKPTEHEVEVWLNHNEMMGFDAASLAPVANYNRKGRAMAFTGPGVAVDWMDVEGPLNDVWPPRSHRAIFGDLPIQEFVPKDHPEVRAPIRKPYEKSWLRLGKNTPEPVPGVWTVTSTQPLVDADRLLANFLPRAFRRPVSDGLRKRYLGLVEERLKTGDCFETAMRWACRAALCSPDFLFHYEPAKLDDFALANRLSYFLSNTAPDEQLTKLATAGTLHEQKTLSTEIERLLKDKRAERFIEDFTGQWLKLRSIAANDPDKKLYPEFSPYLQDSMILETRAYFREMLVKNLDITHLVRSEFAMLNEKLAVHYGIEGVVGPSIRRVALPADCQRGGLLTQASILKVTANGTTTSPVPRGAFVMDRILGHPPEPPPSSVPAVEPDVRGAATIRELLDKHRNDATCAGCHAKIDPAGFALESYDVIGGFRTRYRSLDLGDTAPRGKIDPFIGISFKLGPNVDASGELTDGRAFKDIRELQAYLAADRQTLLANLARQWLTYATGREPSFRDREAIAVIVIAAEKRGGGIRDLLHEVIQSDLFQTR, encoded by the coding sequence TTGAGGAATCTCCCGCTCCTGTTCCTTCTTTCCGCCCTGTCCCCTGCTGCGTTCGCTGCGGGCACGGCAGATCTGCCTGCGACTGCCAGGACGTTTCTGGAGAATCGCTGCCTGGACTGCCATGACTCTGATACCAAAAAGGGCGACTTCGATCTCTCCGCGCTGAAGACGGACTTTACCCATGCGGAAACATTCGCCCAATGGGTGAAGATTCATGACCGCATCGCGTCCGGAGAAATGCCGCCAAAAAAATCCGAGCGCCCTCCAGCCGCCGAGATGCAGCCGGTGCTGGCGTGGATGAAGACGACACTCACCCAGGCTGAGGAGACGCGCCAGGCAGGCACAGGCCGCACCGCACTGCGACGCCTCACCCGTTCCGAATATGAGAGCACGGTGCGCGATCTCTTCGATATGCCGGGCATCGCGCTGCAAGCGATGCTCCCGCCGGATGGCACGGCCCATGGGTTCGACAAGAACAGCGAGGCACTGAGCATTTCCCACGTGAACCTGGCGAAGTACATGGAGGCGGCAGACCATGCGCTGGACCTCGCCATCACCACCCGGCCCCAAGCGCCCACGGTGCAGAAGGTGCGCACGTATCTCACGGACCGCGGTGGGCAGGCGCCGAACCTCTCCATGCAAGGGGATGTGGTTCTGCTGCGCGATGGGAAGGCGGATCCGGCCTACGCGCCTGCAGGTGAGATCGCACACATCGACCAGGGCGCGCATGAGGCCATGGGCAGCTTCGAAACGGGCAGCAGCGTCGGCGTCTTCCGTCGTGAAGATGAATCGGTGAACTACTACTTCCGCGGCCACACCACGGTGTATCCGGGCCGCTACCGTGTGCGCACTTCGATCTGGTCCTTCCAGTGGGACAAGGGACAGGTGCTCCCTGCGCGCGGCACGGAGGCGGCGCGACTCGCGGTGGTGCAGCTCACGGCGGATGGCCGTGGTGGCCAGCATCCCAACTATACCTACGGCTACCTCGACGCGCCCTCCCTCAAGCCCACGGAACACGAAGTGGAAGTGTGGCTGAATCACAATGAGATGATGGGCTTCGATGCCGCCTCGCTCGCGCCCGTGGCGAACTACAACCGCAAGGGTCGCGCCATGGCCTTCACCGGTCCGGGCGTCGCGGTGGACTGGATGGATGTGGAAGGCCCGCTGAATGACGTGTGGCCGCCGCGTTCGCATCGCGCCATCTTCGGCGACCTGCCCATCCAGGAGTTTGTGCCGAAGGATCATCCCGAGGTGCGCGCACCCATCCGCAAGCCTTATGAAAAATCCTGGCTGCGTCTCGGCAAGAACACTCCCGAACCGGTGCCGGGCGTCTGGACAGTGACCAGCACCCAGCCACTGGTGGATGCGGATCGATTGCTCGCCAACTTCCTGCCTCGTGCCTTCCGTCGTCCGGTTTCTGACGGGTTGAGGAAGCGTTACCTGGGTCTCGTAGAAGAGCGGCTGAAGACGGGTGATTGCTTTGAAACGGCCATGCGCTGGGCCTGTCGCGCGGCCTTGTGCTCGCCGGATTTCCTTTTCCACTATGAGCCGGCAAAGCTCGATGACTTCGCGCTCGCGAACCGCCTCTCCTATTTCCTCAGCAACACTGCGCCGGATGAGCAACTCACCAAGCTCGCCACTGCAGGCACGCTGCATGAGCAAAAGACCCTCAGCACCGAAATCGAACGCCTGCTCAAGGACAAGCGCGCGGAACGTTTCATCGAGGACTTCACTGGCCAGTGGCTGAAGCTGCGCTCCATCGCGGCCAATGACCCTGACAAGAAGCTCTACCCGGAGTTCAGCCCGTATCTGCAGGACTCCATGATCCTGGAGACGCGCGCATATTTCCGCGAGATGCTGGTGAAGAATCTCGACATCACCCACCTTGTGCGTTCGGAGTTCGCCATGCTGAATGAAAAGCTCGCCGTGCACTACGGCATCGAGGGTGTGGTAGGGCCTTCCATCCGTCGCGTGGCCCTTCCCGCCGACTGTCAGCGTGGTGGCTTGCTCACGCAGGCCTCCATCCTGAAAGTCACGGCGAATGGCACCACCACCTCACCGGTGCCACGCGGTGCCTTTGTCATGGACCGCATCCTCGGCCATCCGCCTGAGCCGCCTCCCTCCTCGGTGCCTGCGGTGGAGCCGGATGTGCGTGGCGCGGCGACGATTCGCGAGCTGCTGGACAAGCACCGGAACGACGCCACCTGCGCCGGCTGCCATGCGAAGATCGACCCGGCAGGCTTCGCGTTGGAGAGCTACGATGTCATCGGCGGCTTCCGCACGCGGTACCGCTCTTTGGATTTGGGAGATACAGCCCCGCGTGGGAAGATTGACCCGTTCATCGGCATCAGCTTCAAGCTGGGGCCGAATGTGGATGCGAGTGGCGAGCTGACAGATGGACGCGCCTTCAAGGACATCCGTGAGCTGCAGGCTTATCTCGCCGCTGACCGCCAGACGCTCCTGGCAAATCTCGCGCGCCAGTGGCTCACCTATGCCACCGGCCGCGAGCCCAGCTTCCGCGATCGCGAAGCCATCGCCGTCATCGTCATTGCAGCGGAGAAGCGCGGCGGCGGTATCCGCGACCTGCTGCATGAGGTGATCCAGAGTGACCTTTTCCAGACCCGATGA
- a CDS encoding gluconate 2-dehydrogenase subunit 3 family protein, translating into MSTPVDLPRMDRRKAIQWMLSTAATVAARDTGLHAAESTTTAPPLAKGYGPDPSMVKVYQPGDVWPLTLSEPQRRAAHALCDVIIPADASSPSASSVGVPDFIDEWISSPYPAQATDRRIVLEGLKWIDDEASRRFKKVFAELTDEQQTAICDDLCHPAKTKPEHKAAAAFFKRYRDLTAGGYYTTAEGMKAIGYVGNVASATFDGPPLEALKHVGLA; encoded by the coding sequence ATGAGCACGCCTGTCGACCTCCCACGCATGGACCGCCGCAAGGCCATCCAATGGATGCTCAGTACCGCAGCCACCGTCGCCGCTCGCGACACCGGCCTGCACGCCGCAGAAAGCACCACCACTGCCCCACCCCTCGCGAAAGGGTACGGACCCGACCCGAGCATGGTGAAGGTCTACCAACCGGGCGACGTCTGGCCACTCACGCTCTCGGAGCCGCAGCGTCGTGCGGCCCATGCCTTGTGCGATGTGATCATTCCTGCAGACGCGAGTTCCCCGAGTGCCTCCTCCGTGGGAGTCCCGGACTTCATCGACGAATGGATAAGCTCACCCTACCCCGCCCAAGCCACCGACCGCCGCATCGTGCTCGAAGGATTGAAATGGATCGATGACGAAGCGAGCCGCCGCTTCAAAAAGGTCTTTGCCGAGCTCACGGACGAGCAACAAACCGCGATCTGCGATGACCTCTGCCATCCCGCAAAGACCAAGCCTGAGCACAAAGCCGCCGCAGCCTTCTTTAAACGTTATCGCGATCTCACCGCCGGAGGCTACTACACCACCGCCGAAGGCATGAAAGCCATCGGCTACGTGGGCAACGTCGCCTCAGCCACTTTCGATGGCCCGCCGCTGGAAGCGCTCAAGCATGTGGGATTGGCTTGA
- a CDS encoding GMC family oxidoreductase, producing the protein MPVITSNTLKDTYDVIIVGSGAGGGQTAYTLTMEGVKVLMLEAGRSFDPATEVAMFQLPSHAPLRGVSTPDKQYGFHDCSINSGWNIPGEPYTNASPEPEHQFRWWRQRMMGGRTNHWGRISLRNGPYDFKPRTRFGAGFDWPIGYEDVAPYYDKVEMLVGVFGTNEGLENSPDSSPGVLQPAPKLRVGELYAQKHGQKVGAKIVPIHRAVLTKPQDADTLPAKLHPKNAKAQRILAEHMRMRAPCFWATDCHRGCAIRANYDSQTVHLRPALATENLDILPNAMAREVTIDKQGKATGVTFIDKTNGQERHAAGRVVVLAASSQESVRLLLNSKSALFPHGLANSSGKVGKYITDSVSSSVGAHIPAFENMPVHNEDGAGGPHAYVPWTLHDQNRNGELGFPGGYHLEFTTGRQMPSLTVVNGIDRLAGDGGVLYGKRLKEDARRFYGCNLGFGAQGTMLPNDGTYCELDPTLKDQWGIPVLRFHWKWTDFDLNQVRHQQKFITELLQAAGGKVSPKTEADIFKTMKPGGSVIHEVGGAIMGEDRETSVTNQWSQTWDVKNLFLADGAPFASTADKNPTLTIMALAWRMADHLMDELKKGNL; encoded by the coding sequence ATGCCTGTCATCACCTCCAACACACTCAAAGACACCTACGATGTGATCATCGTGGGCTCCGGCGCAGGCGGTGGCCAGACGGCCTACACGCTGACGATGGAAGGCGTGAAGGTGCTCATGCTGGAGGCCGGGCGATCATTTGACCCTGCGACTGAGGTGGCCATGTTCCAGTTGCCGAGTCATGCGCCTCTGCGCGGTGTCAGCACACCGGACAAGCAATACGGCTTCCACGATTGCTCCATCAACAGCGGCTGGAACATTCCCGGCGAGCCCTACACGAACGCGAGCCCCGAGCCGGAACATCAGTTCCGCTGGTGGCGGCAGCGCATGATGGGTGGCCGCACGAATCACTGGGGCCGCATCTCGCTGCGCAACGGGCCTTATGACTTCAAGCCCCGCACGCGGTTCGGTGCCGGGTTTGACTGGCCCATCGGCTATGAAGATGTCGCGCCGTACTACGACAAGGTGGAGATGCTGGTCGGAGTGTTCGGCACGAACGAAGGGCTGGAGAATTCACCCGACTCATCACCAGGCGTGTTGCAGCCGGCACCGAAGCTGCGTGTGGGTGAACTGTATGCGCAGAAGCATGGCCAGAAAGTTGGCGCGAAGATTGTGCCCATCCACCGCGCCGTGCTGACGAAGCCACAGGATGCGGACACGCTGCCGGCGAAGCTGCATCCGAAGAATGCGAAGGCGCAGCGTATCCTCGCCGAGCACATGCGCATGCGGGCACCCTGCTTCTGGGCCACGGACTGCCATCGCGGCTGCGCCATCCGTGCGAACTACGACTCACAAACGGTGCACCTGCGACCAGCACTCGCCACGGAGAATCTGGATATCCTGCCCAACGCGATGGCCCGCGAGGTCACCATCGACAAGCAGGGCAAGGCCACCGGAGTGACATTCATCGACAAGACAAACGGCCAGGAACGCCATGCGGCAGGACGCGTGGTGGTGCTGGCGGCGAGTTCGCAGGAGTCGGTGCGCCTCTTGCTGAACTCGAAGTCGGCGCTGTTCCCCCACGGACTCGCCAACTCCAGCGGCAAGGTGGGCAAGTACATCACCGATTCCGTCTCGAGCAGCGTAGGCGCTCACATTCCGGCGTTCGAGAACATGCCAGTACACAACGAAGATGGCGCAGGCGGGCCGCACGCCTATGTGCCATGGACGTTGCATGATCAAAATCGCAACGGCGAGCTCGGCTTCCCCGGCGGTTATCATCTGGAATTCACGACGGGACGGCAGATGCCCTCGCTGACCGTGGTGAACGGCATCGACAGGCTCGCAGGTGATGGCGGTGTCCTCTACGGAAAACGTCTCAAGGAAGACGCGCGGCGCTTTTACGGATGCAACCTGGGCTTTGGAGCCCAAGGCACCATGCTGCCGAATGACGGCACCTACTGCGAGCTCGATCCCACCTTGAAGGATCAGTGGGGCATTCCGGTACTGCGGTTCCACTGGAAGTGGACGGACTTTGATCTCAATCAGGTGCGCCATCAGCAGAAGTTCATCACCGAGTTGCTCCAGGCAGCAGGCGGCAAGGTTTCGCCGAAGACGGAGGCCGACATCTTCAAGACGATGAAGCCCGGCGGCTCGGTGATTCACGAAGTGGGAGGAGCAATCATGGGCGAGGATCGCGAGACCTCCGTGACGAATCAATGGAGCCAGACCTGGGATGTAAAAAACCTGTTCCTCGCGGATGGCGCCCCCTTCGCCAGCACTGCAGACAAGAACCCCACCCTCACCATCATGGCCCTGGCCTGGCGCATGGCCGACCACCTGATGGATGAATTGAAGAAAGGGAATCTCTAA
- a CDS encoding GIY-YIG nuclease family protein: protein MLYQVYVIQNEEGRFYIGVSEDVLNRLEDHNNGVSKWTKHRGLWKLVWQSEVLSLGEARGLENELKRQKGGVGFYARTGLQRGGSSGS, encoded by the coding sequence ATGCTCTACCAGGTTTACGTCATCCAAAACGAAGAGGGCCGATTCTACATCGGCGTTTCGGAAGACGTCCTCAATCGGCTGGAAGATCACAACAACGGAGTCTCCAAATGGACCAAGCACCGAGGTCTTTGGAAACTGGTCTGGCAAAGCGAGGTTCTCAGCTTGGGCGAGGCCCGTGGGCTGGAGAACGAGTTGAAGCGGCAAAAAGGCGGAGTTGGTTTCTATGCGCGCACTGGTCTGCAACGAGGTGGCTCGTCAGGCTCATAA
- a CDS encoding DUF1552 domain-containing protein encodes MTHVAKSPLNRRAFLRGAGVTLALPFLDAMRPVFGAAAKAASAESAVPRRMVCIQTNQGIMPQFFFPEKEGRDYAITPYLEKLSAHRSQYTVFSGVSLPGVSGGHLAEKCFITGTPHPDRGGFRNDISLDQFAAEQIGNQTRHPSLVLAMTTENKTLSYTRNGAPIPAESSPKKLFQKLFVQGKPEEVTATVEALRQGRSMMDFLTEETSRLNRSLSRDDQARLDQYLTSVRELEQRMESSEAWEQKPKPVVDAKAPDDITEGLQFVNKTGQLYDLMKLAIQTDSTRIISLFVDTTVIHNITHHGNRPDVVAELRAHEEGQFDVLGKFLSGLAEVKEGDANLLERTQVLYGTCMGSANSHSNVNLPVLLAGGGFKHGQHLAFDKEHNHDLSTLYVSMLQRLGIETSTFAAAKTTMRGLEVA; translated from the coding sequence ATGACCCACGTCGCGAAATCCCCGCTCAATCGCCGCGCCTTCCTGCGTGGTGCCGGTGTCACGCTGGCCCTGCCTTTCCTGGATGCCATGCGCCCGGTCTTCGGCGCGGCGGCAAAGGCTGCCTCCGCGGAGTCCGCCGTGCCGCGCCGCATGGTGTGCATCCAGACGAATCAGGGCATCATGCCGCAGTTCTTCTTTCCGGAGAAGGAAGGCCGCGACTACGCCATCACCCCCTATTTGGAGAAACTTTCCGCGCATCGTTCGCAGTACACCGTCTTCTCCGGCGTGAGCCTGCCGGGCGTGAGCGGGGGGCATCTGGCGGAGAAGTGCTTCATCACCGGTACGCCGCACCCGGATCGTGGAGGCTTCCGCAATGACATCTCACTGGACCAGTTCGCCGCAGAGCAGATTGGCAATCAGACGCGACACCCCTCGCTCGTGCTGGCCATGACCACGGAGAACAAGACGCTGAGCTACACGCGCAATGGCGCCCCCATTCCCGCGGAGAGCAGTCCGAAGAAGCTCTTCCAGAAACTCTTCGTGCAGGGAAAGCCTGAGGAAGTCACCGCCACCGTGGAAGCGCTGCGCCAGGGCCGCAGCATGATGGATTTCCTCACGGAAGAGACTTCGCGTCTCAACCGATCCCTGTCTCGCGATGACCAGGCGCGCCTGGATCAATACCTCACCTCCGTGCGCGAGCTCGAGCAGCGCATGGAGAGCTCCGAAGCGTGGGAGCAGAAGCCCAAGCCAGTCGTTGATGCCAAGGCTCCGGATGACATCACCGAAGGCCTGCAGTTCGTGAACAAGACCGGCCAGCTCTATGACCTGATGAAGCTCGCCATCCAGACGGATTCCACGCGTATCATCTCCCTCTTCGTCGACACCACGGTGATTCACAACATCACCCACCACGGCAATCGTCCTGATGTGGTCGCTGAATTGCGCGCCCATGAGGAAGGGCAGTTCGACGTGCTCGGCAAGTTCCTCTCCGGCCTCGCGGAAGTGAAGGAAGGCGATGCGAACCTGCTGGAGCGCACCCAGGTCCTCTACGGCACCTGCATGGGCAGTGCGAACAGCCACAGCAATGTGAACCTCCCCGTGCTCCTCGCCGGAGGCGGCTTCAAGCACGGCCAGCACCTCGCCTTCGACAAGGAGCACAATCACGACCTCTCCACCCTCTATGTCAGCATGCTCCAGCGTCTCGGCATCGAGACCTCGACCTTCGCCGCCGCGAAGACGACGATGCGGGGACTGGAGGTGGCGTGA
- a CDS encoding DJ-1/PfpI family protein → MTKPKVLVIVGDATETVDTLYPYYRLIEGGFEPVVAAPEKRRYQMVLHEVKPGWTITKEWEGYTINADITFKDIKPEDYAGIFFSGGRAPEYIREDEDLLRATRWFWENGRPMASVCHGVEIPARAGIVKGLRMATVAKCKFDLEVCGGIYVNEPCVIDRHMVSGRTFHDNGHYVGPWIKMLETFCGK, encoded by the coding sequence ATGACCAAGCCCAAAGTTCTCGTCATCGTCGGCGACGCCACAGAAACCGTGGACACGCTCTATCCGTACTACCGCCTCATTGAAGGCGGCTTCGAGCCCGTAGTCGCCGCGCCGGAGAAGCGCCGCTACCAGATGGTGCTGCACGAGGTGAAGCCCGGCTGGACGATCACGAAAGAATGGGAGGGCTACACCATCAATGCCGACATCACCTTCAAGGACATCAAGCCCGAAGACTACGCGGGCATTTTCTTCAGCGGCGGACGCGCTCCGGAATACATCCGCGAGGACGAAGACCTGCTGCGTGCCACGCGCTGGTTCTGGGAGAACGGCAGGCCCATGGCGAGCGTGTGCCACGGCGTGGAGATTCCCGCCCGCGCCGGCATCGTGAAAGGACTGCGCATGGCCACGGTGGCGAAGTGCAAGTTCGACCTCGAAGTCTGCGGCGGCATCTATGTGAATGAACCGTGCGTCATCGACCGCCACATGGTCAGTGGACGCACCTTCCACGACAACGGCCACTATGTGGGCCCGTGGATCAAGATGCTGGAGACCTTCTGCGGCAAATAA
- a CDS encoding XylR family transcriptional regulator, whose protein sequence is MGIPRRRRIPRVALLIETTRTFSREMLSGVRRYVAEHGPWSTFLELRAPDSSPPAWLRHWDGDGILTRTFTQEMADLVTATGLPAVEVRSKALAGARPFVGIDNAHIGRAVAEHFFERGYRRFAVYSLQSESFFVERVRNFVSTVQSYGCACSELPEAKSDSVADWEKSQARLITWLSQLPKPVGVFAANDQLGVRLLEACQRAGVAVPEEVAVVGAENEETLCTFATPPLTSVRFDGQTVGYTAAGVLDKMMHGKAPRTRETLIPPKGIVVRGSSDELVINDSLVAHAARLIRENAMNGINVDDLCRKLNASRSTLDRRMKAALNRSPKEEIMRIRFREIERLLLETDLTIDVIARQTGFSHSHYLQAVFKQSYGTTPGAFRSRKQAR, encoded by the coding sequence ATGGGCATCCCCAGACGTCGCCGTATTCCTCGTGTGGCACTCCTTATCGAGACCACTCGCACGTTCTCACGCGAAATGCTTTCGGGTGTGCGCCGCTACGTGGCCGAGCATGGACCGTGGTCCACCTTCCTTGAGCTTCGCGCTCCGGACTCCTCGCCTCCCGCGTGGCTGCGGCACTGGGATGGCGACGGTATTCTGACGCGTACCTTCACTCAAGAGATGGCCGACCTCGTCACCGCCACCGGCCTGCCTGCTGTGGAGGTTCGCTCCAAGGCACTCGCTGGTGCTCGGCCTTTCGTAGGCATAGACAACGCCCACATTGGGCGTGCCGTGGCCGAGCATTTCTTTGAGCGGGGTTACCGGAGGTTCGCCGTGTACAGCCTGCAGTCAGAGAGCTTTTTCGTCGAGCGTGTACGGAATTTTGTCAGTACGGTGCAATCCTATGGCTGCGCCTGTTCGGAACTGCCCGAAGCCAAGTCAGACAGCGTGGCTGACTGGGAGAAGAGTCAGGCCCGCCTCATCACCTGGCTTTCACAACTGCCAAAGCCCGTCGGTGTCTTTGCCGCCAACGATCAGCTCGGTGTCCGCCTTCTCGAAGCGTGTCAGCGCGCGGGTGTTGCTGTTCCCGAAGAAGTGGCCGTGGTGGGGGCTGAGAATGAGGAAACCCTCTGCACCTTCGCCACGCCGCCTCTGACGAGCGTCCGATTCGATGGCCAGACAGTGGGCTACACTGCCGCCGGCGTGCTGGACAAGATGATGCACGGAAAGGCGCCGCGCACCCGTGAAACTCTCATTCCTCCCAAAGGGATTGTCGTGCGTGGCTCCTCTGATGAACTGGTGATCAACGACAGCCTCGTCGCCCACGCCGCACGTCTCATTCGGGAGAACGCGATGAACGGCATCAACGTGGATGACCTTTGTCGCAAGCTCAACGCCTCCCGCAGCACACTCGACCGTCGCATGAAAGCGGCCTTGAACCGTTCGCCCAAGGAGGAGATCATGCGCATTCGATTCCGCGAGATCGAACGGCTTCTTCTCGAGACGGACCTCACCATCGATGTCATCGCCCGGCAGACCGGCTTCAGTCACAGCCACTATCTGCAGGCCGTCTTCAAGCAATCCTATGGCACGACGCCTGGAGCGTTTCGGAGCAGAAAACAAGCCCGGTGA